The Naumovozyma castellii chromosome 4, complete genome genome contains a region encoding:
- the GYP7 gene encoding GTPase-activating protein GYP7 (ancestral locus Anc_2.30), whose protein sequence is MDTSHTTHTSNNMSTYIRFCKSKVFVHPTRNAQDNNAGFLLVTTETDQPLYESKVAWVPEATLSRKQLAFLNKLDLDPSGGKTASHKHSPEQAILQLSSFHIPLASLYSIQFRNPSPSGWWYGSIILNSKSRVETLPILFFHDDVCPSTLNKKKELNKNFDPFTTSGDVYWGGMDFKDCVSKLVDLQKTLVDSTVWLVNPTLDDLRNFSPQKNTNAKPNEAATATEGSEDTGFLPASFWSKLDSAKWTIMSQIAEKTNQTGNMITHLIKKHPIVKFVEQNNDNPYVRKMLQNPKVLEVQDDFDSARIYLAKWALGVKEEADKYQLDDSYRRLLINELKMEGEQDETTETNFDLGMDIQFSQQELNVAIERNFPLTRPKWDSFFDSQGRISITVAEIKDFIFHGGVDVNDLELKREVWLFLFNVYPWDSSKDERLQILESLQESYSNLKMVSMKASFGEDNSEEKEYWDDQIFRIEKDVKRNDRNVDIYQYNTTDGKQPLSEPTEPSEEGTDSEMDANNEHWTINNPHLLCLKDILVTYNSFNPNLGYVQGMTDLLSPIYYIIRDETLSFWCFVNFMEVMERNFLRDQSGIRDQMLTLTELCQLMLPKLSDHLKKCDSSNLFFCFRMLLVWFKREFIFQDVCSIWEIFMTNFYSSQFQLFFMLAMLQKNSQPIINNLTQFDQVLKYFNDLHDTMNWKDLMIRAELLFIKFKKIMAITERQMNNIPTRRKVVTSGLEVHQENEDESESTKQSMLPSDSKYLKLLLSKEPIRQREEPRTKHSIR, encoded by the coding sequence CTGGCTTCCTCCTCGTAACAACAGAAACCGATCAACCATTATATGAATCTAAAGTGGCATGGGTCCCTGAGGCTACCCTTTCTCGCAAGCAACTGGCCTTCTTAAACAAGTTGGACCTTGACCCATCAGGAGGAAAGACCGCCTCTCATAAGCATTCCCCAGAACAAGCCATCTTGCAACTATCAAGTTTCCATATACCTCTAGCATCATTATATTCCATCCAATTTAGAAACCCAAGTCCGTCCGGTTGGTGGTATGGATCGATCATCTTGAATTCCAAATCGAGAGTGGAAACGTTGCCTATTCTATTCTTTCACGACGATGTTTGTCCATCTACACTtaataagaagaaagaattaaataagAATTTCGATCCATTCACCACTTCAGGTGATGTTTATTGGGGTGGTATGGACTTTAAAGATTGTGTCAGTAAATTGGTTGACTTACAAAAGACATTAGTGGATTCCACCGTTTGGTTGGTTAACCCCACTTTGGATGATCTAAGAAACTTCTCACCTCAAAAGAATACAAATGCCAAACCAAATGAGGCAGCTACGGCAACGGAAGGTTCAGAAGATACTGGGTTCCTTCCTGCCTCATTTTGGAGTAAATTGGATTCTGCGAAATGGACCATCATGTCTCAAATTGCTGAAAAGACAAACCAAACTGGTAACATGATTACTCATTTGATTAAAAAACATCCAATTGTTAAATTTGTggaacaaaataatgataatcCATATGTGAGAAAAATGTTACAAAATCCTAAAGTATTGGAAGTGCaagatgattttgattctgCAAGAATTTATTTAGCCAAATGGGCCCTTGGTgtcaaagaagaagctgaTAAGTATCAACTGGATGATTCGTATAGAAGGTTGTTAATCAATGAGTTGAAGATGGAAGGTGAACAAGATGAGACCACAGAAACCAATTTTGATTTGGGTATGGATATTCAATTTAGTCAACAAGAATTAAATGTGGCTATTGAGAGAAATTTCCCATTGACAAGACCCAAATGGGATTCATTTTTCGACTCCCAAGGAAGAATTTCTATAACGGTTGctgaaattaaagattttatcTTTCATGGTGGTGTTGATGtaaatgatttggaattgaaaagagaagTATGGttattcttatttaatGTGTACCCATGGGATTCATCCAAGGACGAGAGATTACAAATTTTGGAGAGTTTGCAAGAAAGTTATagtaatttgaaaatggtCTCAATGAAGGCTTCATTCGGAGAAGATAATTCAGAGGAAAAGGAATATTGGGAtgatcaaatatttagaattgaaaaggatgtTAAGAGAAATGATCGAAACGTGgatatttatcaatataACACTACTGATGGTAAACAGCCACTCTCTGAACCAACAGAACCATCTGAAGAGGGAACAGATTCCGAAATGGATGCCAATAACGAACATTGGACCATTAACAATCCACATCTATTATGCTTAAAAGATATCTTGGTCACATATAATAGTTTTAATCCCAATTTAGGCTATGTTCAAGGTATGACAGATCTCTTATCTccaatttattatattatcaGGGATGAAACTTTATCATTTTGGTGTTTTGTTAATTTTATGGAAGTTATGGAGAGAAATTTCCTAAGAGACCAATCTGGCATCCGTGACCAAATGTTGACTTTGACGGAATTATGTCAATTGATGTTGCCCAAATTAAGTgatcatttaaagaaatgtGATTCCTCGAATTTGTTTTTCTGTTTTAGAATGTTATTAGTTTGGTTCAAGAGAGAATTTATCTTCCAAGACGTGTGCTCCATTTGGGAAATCTTTATGACCAATTTTTATTCCtctcaatttcaattgttctttaTGTTAGCAATGTTGCAAAAGAATAGCCAACCCATAATTAATAACTTGACACAATTTGATCAAGTGTTGAAGTACTTCAATGATTTGCACGATACGATGAATTGGAAGGACCTCATGATTAGGGCGGAATTGCTTTTCATAAAGTTTAAGAAAATAATGGCCATTACCGAACGTCAAATGAACAATATACCAACAAGGAGGAAAGTGGTGACATCTGGATTGGAAGTACATCAAGAGAATGAAGACGAATCAGAGTCTACTAAACAGTCTATGCTGCCTAGTGACAGTaagtatttgaaattgCTACTAAGCAAGGAGCCAATTCGCCAACGTGAAGAACCCAGAACCAAGCATTCCATCCGATAA